The Anabaena sp. WA102 genome contains a region encoding:
- a CDS encoding toxin-antitoxin system TumE family protein, translated as MQHFPKLPNFPHHVHIIEESNVEPSQSRSILELIELIEKELM; from the coding sequence GTGCAGCATTTTCCAAAATTACCTAATTTTCCCCATCATGTCCATATAATTGAAGAATCTAATGTAGAACCTAGCCAATCTCGTAGTATTCTGGAATTAATTGAACTCATTGAAAAAGAATTAATGTGA